One genomic window of Nocardioides daphniae includes the following:
- a CDS encoding metallopeptidase family protein, which yields MEFTDVTAREFDALVEEALDAVPAELAGLVRNVVVLVEDEAPDDDPDLLGYYDGLALTERPANHSGALPDRILLFRRPLIEMCEDRDHLVEEIGITVVHEIAHHFGIDDRRLHDLGYA from the coding sequence GTGGAGTTCACCGACGTCACCGCCCGGGAGTTCGACGCGCTCGTGGAGGAGGCCCTGGACGCGGTTCCGGCCGAGCTGGCCGGCCTGGTGCGCAACGTCGTCGTCCTGGTCGAGGACGAGGCGCCCGACGACGACCCGGACCTGCTGGGCTACTACGACGGGCTCGCGCTCACCGAGCGGCCGGCCAACCACTCAGGCGCGCTGCCGGACCGGATCCTGCTCTTCCGCCGTCCCCTGATCGAGATGTGCGAGGACCGCGACCACCTGGTGGAGGAGATCGGCATCACCGTGGTGCACGAGATCGCCCACCACTTCGGGATCGACGACCGGCGGCTGCACGACCTGGGCTACGCCTGA
- a CDS encoding ATP-binding protein — MPLNKEALQLDASPTSVAAARRWVVQVCRELGRDDLVECSELGVSELVTNAILHGEGPLSVRVRGTVHHPRIEVYDGSRRPPVLPSDPFREHVDHDDDDAFLTTNGRGLALVAMSSTAWGASVEMRGKVVWFEPARAVHEHYPPGIIDGVEDPDSEWTPLPDSMSVQLKDVDVPLFLSTITQYSNLRRELRLLALSHDHDYPLAGDLSQMFATFEKQFPPSSLHSMSAALLKSGDRADLTFVASPRSSQIFRTMFDMFELADSFCRNQRLLSLARTPEQVELQHWLLTEFLRQADGEQPTSWSQHEDGRAHAS, encoded by the coding sequence GTGCCGCTCAACAAAGAAGCACTCCAGCTGGACGCATCCCCGACGTCCGTCGCCGCGGCGCGCCGTTGGGTCGTCCAAGTGTGCCGGGAGCTCGGGCGTGACGACCTCGTCGAGTGCTCCGAGCTGGGTGTCTCCGAGCTGGTCACCAACGCGATCCTGCACGGCGAGGGCCCGCTCAGCGTCCGCGTGCGCGGCACCGTCCACCACCCGCGCATCGAGGTGTACGACGGCTCCCGGCGCCCGCCCGTCCTGCCGTCGGACCCGTTCCGCGAGCACGTCGACCACGATGACGACGACGCCTTCCTGACCACCAACGGCCGGGGCCTGGCCCTGGTCGCCATGTCGTCGACCGCCTGGGGTGCGTCGGTGGAAATGCGCGGCAAGGTCGTCTGGTTCGAGCCGGCCCGCGCCGTCCACGAGCACTACCCGCCGGGGATCATCGACGGCGTAGAGGACCCCGACTCCGAGTGGACGCCGCTGCCCGACTCGATGTCGGTCCAGCTGAAGGACGTCGACGTCCCGCTCTTCCTCAGCACGATCACCCAGTACAGCAACCTGCGCCGCGAGCTGCGCCTGCTGGCGCTGTCGCACGACCACGACTACCCGCTGGCCGGCGACCTCTCGCAGATGTTCGCCACGTTCGAGAAGCAGTTCCCGCCGTCCTCGCTGCACAGCATGTCGGCCGCGCTGCTCAAGAGCGGCGACCGCGCCGACCTGACCTTCGTGGCCTCCCCGCGCTCCAGCCAGATCTTCCGCACCATGTTCGACATGTTCGAGCTGGCCGACTCGTTCTGCCGCAACCAGCGCCTGCTCTCCCTGGCCCGTACGCCGGAGCAGGTGGAGCTCCAGCACTGGCTGCTGACGGAGTTCCTGCGCCAAGCCGACGGCGAGCAGCCCACCTCGTGGTCGCAGCACGAGGACGGCCGCGCCCACGCCTCCTGA
- a CDS encoding NAD(P)/FAD-dependent oxidoreductase, translated as MATPTDHRPDRHRVVVIGSGFGGLFGAKGLKGADVDVTVIAKTTHHLFQPLLYQVATGILSEGSIAPPTREVLAHQENAKTLLGEVIDIDLEKKLVTSEVLGRRTVTEYDSLLVAAGATQSYFGNDHFATHAPGMKSIDDALELRGRIFGAFEMAELGASKGDNVDHHLTFVVVGAGPTGVEMAGQIAELAHRTLKHDFRAINSRSARVVLVDAAAQVLPPFGAKLGEKTKKELENLGVEVILGAMVTDVDERGLTIAFKDGRTERIDSVAKIWAAGVQASSLTKTLSEQTGAPLDRAGRIAVNPDLTLPGHPEVFVVGDMISLDNLPGVAQVAIQGAKYAAKEIDGRLKGKAPQGPFKYFDKGSMAIISRFRAVAMIGKLRLSGLIAWLMWLFIHLLYITGFKGRITALLHWAISFIGRGRSERTTTVQQIFARQALQRLEGGAADLVSEPGEYDANRLEEDRRAELEQQAAEEARLTDANERGAKTR; from the coding sequence ATGGCCACCCCGACCGACCACCGTCCGGATCGTCACCGTGTCGTCGTGATCGGCTCCGGGTTCGGGGGGCTCTTCGGCGCGAAGGGTCTCAAGGGCGCGGACGTCGACGTCACCGTGATCGCCAAGACCACGCACCACCTCTTCCAGCCGCTGCTCTACCAGGTGGCGACCGGCATCCTGTCGGAGGGCTCCATCGCGCCGCCGACCCGCGAGGTCCTGGCGCACCAGGAGAACGCGAAGACCTTGCTCGGCGAGGTCATCGACATCGACCTGGAGAAGAAGCTCGTCACCTCCGAGGTCCTCGGCCGCCGCACCGTGACCGAGTACGACTCGCTGCTCGTCGCCGCCGGCGCGACCCAGTCGTACTTCGGCAACGACCACTTCGCCACCCACGCCCCGGGCATGAAGAGCATCGACGACGCCCTCGAGCTGCGTGGCCGCATCTTCGGTGCCTTCGAGATGGCCGAGCTGGGTGCCAGCAAGGGCGACAACGTCGACCACCACCTGACCTTCGTCGTCGTGGGCGCCGGCCCGACCGGTGTGGAGATGGCCGGCCAGATCGCCGAGCTCGCGCACCGCACGCTCAAGCACGACTTCCGCGCGATCAACTCGCGCTCCGCCCGCGTCGTCCTCGTCGACGCCGCGGCGCAGGTGCTGCCGCCCTTCGGCGCCAAGCTCGGCGAGAAGACCAAGAAGGAGCTCGAGAACCTCGGCGTCGAGGTGATCCTCGGCGCCATGGTCACCGACGTCGACGAACGCGGCCTCACCATCGCCTTCAAGGACGGCCGCACCGAGCGCATCGACTCCGTGGCCAAGATCTGGGCCGCCGGCGTGCAGGCCTCCTCGCTCACCAAGACCCTCTCGGAGCAGACCGGCGCACCGCTCGACCGTGCCGGCCGCATCGCGGTCAACCCCGACCTCACGCTCCCGGGCCACCCCGAGGTCTTCGTGGTCGGCGACATGATCAGCCTCGACAACCTGCCCGGTGTCGCGCAGGTCGCGATCCAGGGCGCGAAGTATGCCGCCAAGGAGATCGACGGACGCCTGAAGGGCAAGGCGCCGCAGGGTCCCTTCAAGTACTTCGACAAGGGCTCAATGGCGATCATCAGCCGCTTCCGGGCGGTCGCGATGATCGGCAAGCTGCGTCTCAGCGGCCTCATCGCCTGGCTGATGTGGCTCTTCATCCACCTGCTCTACATCACCGGCTTCAAGGGCCGCATCACCGCGCTGCTGCACTGGGCGATCTCGTTCATCGGCCGGGGTCGCTCCGAGCGCACCACGACCGTGCAGCAGATCTTCGCGCGTCAGGCGTTGCAGCGGCTCGAGGGCGGCGCGGCCGACCTGGTCTCCGAACCGGGGGAGTACGACGCCAACCGGCTCGAGGAGGACCGTCGCGCCGAGCTCGAGCAGCAGGCGGCCGAAGAGGCCCGCCTCACCGACGCCAACGAGCGGGGCGCCAAGACCCGCTGA
- a CDS encoding cupin domain-containing protein, with protein sequence MNGTSLTTLVDELLAAAGEAKAGRSARTLHGGREHELRQTVIALSGGKSLGEHDSPGEATLQVLRGRVRLHAGGETWEGAAGDHLVLPLVRHDLEAVEDSAVLLTVAVLGHADDE encoded by the coding sequence ATGAACGGCACGTCCCTGACCACGCTCGTCGACGAGCTCCTCGCCGCCGCGGGTGAGGCGAAGGCCGGCCGCAGCGCGCGGACCCTGCACGGGGGGCGCGAGCACGAGCTGCGCCAGACCGTCATCGCGCTGAGCGGCGGCAAGAGCCTCGGCGAGCACGACAGCCCGGGCGAGGCGACGCTGCAGGTGCTGCGCGGCCGCGTACGCCTGCACGCCGGCGGCGAGACCTGGGAGGGCGCGGCGGGCGACCACCTGGTGCTGCCGCTGGTCCGCCACGACCTGGAGGCCGTGGAGGACTCGGCGGTCCTGCTCACCGTCGCCGTGCTGGGGCACGCCGACGACGAGTGA
- a CDS encoding PaaI family thioesterase has product MSDSPQSVSPELYTTFTQSVRDLADATLRTNAGAEAIAAAQAEIEAITARLAADQIPGTHGEHCTGPMGVAGWGNTVVGLRNAAAMPLHFTYSDDGNRLWADFTPGALYEGPPGHMHGGVIAMLLDQALGEIAVRSGRPGLTANLSINYKLPTKLNTPLRIEAWYDRTEGVKTWTAGTITSEQGVCAEAEGLFILPRWVRDLPPEEAAKLHQHD; this is encoded by the coding sequence ATGTCTGACTCCCCCCAGAGCGTCTCCCCCGAGCTCTACACCACCTTCACCCAGAGCGTCCGGGACCTGGCCGACGCCACGCTCCGCACCAACGCCGGAGCCGAGGCGATCGCCGCCGCGCAGGCAGAGATCGAGGCCATCACCGCCCGCCTGGCCGCCGACCAGATCCCCGGCACCCACGGCGAGCACTGCACCGGCCCCATGGGCGTGGCCGGCTGGGGCAACACGGTCGTCGGACTGCGCAACGCCGCCGCGATGCCGCTGCACTTCACCTACTCCGACGACGGCAACCGGCTGTGGGCCGACTTCACCCCCGGCGCGCTCTACGAGGGGCCGCCCGGACACATGCACGGCGGCGTCATCGCGATGCTGCTCGACCAGGCGCTCGGCGAGATCGCGGTCCGTAGCGGCCGCCCGGGCCTGACCGCCAACCTGAGCATCAACTACAAGCTGCCCACCAAGCTCAACACGCCGCTGCGGATCGAGGCCTGGTACGACCGCACCGAGGGCGTCAAGACCTGGACCGCCGGCACCATCACCTCCGAGCAGGGCGTCTGCGCGGAGGCCGAGGGCCTCTTCATCCTGCCGCGCTGGGTGCGCGACCTGCCGCCCGAGGAGGCGGCCAAGCTGCACCAGCACGACTGA
- a CDS encoding GNAT family N-acetyltransferase has protein sequence MAPVELVAPDPRLHRSWTEVVAEFGGVGATMHGSGWLFESFEDVSLARLERLVEQLRRDGEGLPWTGGVVRCDYLWIVEGDELVGFLALRHSLTDALRRDGGHIGYAVRPSRRGEGIATRALGLALERSAALGLDRVLLTCDDDNEASWRTMLSHGAVLEDVVDGKRRYWIATGR, from the coding sequence ATGGCTCCCGTTGAACTCGTCGCTCCCGACCCGCGTCTGCACCGTTCGTGGACGGAGGTGGTCGCGGAGTTCGGCGGCGTCGGCGCCACGATGCACGGGTCGGGCTGGCTCTTCGAGAGCTTCGAGGACGTCTCGCTCGCCCGGCTCGAGCGGCTCGTCGAGCAGCTGCGACGCGACGGGGAGGGCCTGCCGTGGACGGGCGGGGTGGTGAGGTGCGACTACCTGTGGATCGTCGAGGGCGACGAGCTGGTCGGCTTCCTGGCGCTGCGGCACTCGCTGACCGACGCGCTGCGTCGCGACGGCGGCCACATCGGCTACGCCGTACGTCCGTCCCGCCGCGGCGAGGGGATCGCGACCCGGGCGTTGGGGCTGGCGCTGGAGCGGTCCGCTGCCCTGGGGCTCGACCGGGTCCTGCTCACCTGCGACGACGACAACGAGGCGTCGTGGCGCACGATGCTCAGCCACGGCGCGGTGCTGGAGGACGTGGTCGACGGCAAGCGGCGCTACTGGATTGCGACCGGGCGGTGA
- a CDS encoding FAD/NAD(P)-binding protein has product MTSRDVAHCSRPKIVVVGAGAAGTLAAIHLLRTAGRRSTGIDIVLVDPADRWGRGTAFGTPDSAHLLNVVAAGMSALPEDPGHFVAWLDRELPEAVDPHSFQPRRNLALYLDDTLADARASAPLAGLHHVRASATEVRRTASGVAVRTDDGREIEGQALVVGTGLPTVGHAWAPQALKDSPFFVPDPWAPGALDVVRRDRTGPSDVLIVGTGLTMVDVVLSLTGPDARPDRALHAISRSGRLPKAHLQVPKLATIPDISDWGSSLAEIRAAALRHVEGVQASTGDWRPAIDGLRFQVAALWGRMSEEDRLEFVRTDAGAWNVARHKMSPSSNARLHELWRDEKLVTTAAEVLEVEPLSRGGLAVTLSDGLRREVGWVVNCTGPQTDVRLLKNPFLDDLLRPRAGAALATIATAGMGVRTDEGRLLDANGYSDAPIWTLGALRRGELWESTAVPEIRSQALAVATQVLDAVAPLPRRLEDGRVVGGHHPVARPRDPLGLPLSTTAEAAASYNAGLERLMLLQDGAEDLIREATELDPTFALAHAALAMLGHESGAHTDVAASLSAAQEAVLKRGDDREASLVDVITRRVSDVRNSGARALMSHVANYPRDVLAVSAAVPTIAFSGVVDVQREAWDLVEGLAPAYGDHWWYISLLAFTRQDQGRFDEAGLLAESALSCEPSSGHAVHAQTHVMYETGQHDAGRVWLDHWVQASGRSASHRAHFAWHSALHDLALGDTEALRGRYYSQLAPPTVTGVRSLIDSASLLWRWRVAVSDWDTAASGLAVPPAFVGETPPPPIAPVLDVVDEALLRAPQTPFVALHAAFAIAATGDGDRLEALRHHCVGSGDPVIEGIVLAVVEGLQAFLRQDWTTAAALLADVQPMLVRAGGSAAQREIVEETMLHALVRAGRQQQASDLLHSRLDRRPSPLDQRRAATLTPGALSV; this is encoded by the coding sequence GTGACATCTCGTGACGTCGCGCACTGCAGTCGCCCCAAGATCGTCGTGGTCGGGGCCGGCGCGGCGGGCACGCTCGCTGCGATCCACCTGTTGCGCACCGCCGGTCGTCGCTCCACCGGGATCGACATCGTGCTGGTCGACCCGGCCGACCGCTGGGGTCGTGGGACCGCTTTCGGCACCCCCGACAGCGCCCATCTGCTCAACGTCGTCGCCGCCGGCATGAGTGCGCTCCCGGAGGACCCCGGCCACTTCGTCGCCTGGCTCGACCGGGAGCTGCCCGAGGCGGTCGACCCCCACTCGTTCCAGCCGCGCCGCAACCTTGCGCTCTACCTCGACGACACCCTCGCCGACGCGCGCGCCTCGGCCCCGCTGGCCGGGCTGCACCACGTCCGCGCCTCGGCCACCGAGGTGCGCCGCACCGCCTCCGGGGTCGCCGTGCGCACTGACGACGGCCGCGAGATCGAGGGCCAGGCCCTCGTCGTCGGCACCGGCCTGCCGACCGTCGGCCACGCCTGGGCGCCGCAGGCGCTGAAGGACAGCCCCTTCTTCGTGCCGGACCCGTGGGCGCCGGGCGCGCTCGACGTCGTACGCCGTGACCGCACCGGCCCCTCCGACGTCCTCATCGTCGGCACCGGCCTCACCATGGTCGACGTCGTGCTCAGCCTCACCGGCCCCGACGCCCGCCCCGACCGCGCGCTGCACGCCATCTCGCGCAGCGGCCGCCTGCCCAAGGCCCACCTGCAGGTGCCCAAGCTGGCCACCATCCCCGACATCTCCGACTGGGGCTCGTCGCTGGCCGAGATCCGCGCGGCTGCCCTGCGCCACGTCGAGGGCGTCCAGGCCTCCACCGGCGACTGGCGCCCGGCGATCGACGGCCTCCGCTTCCAGGTCGCCGCGCTGTGGGGCCGGATGAGCGAGGAGGACCGCCTCGAGTTCGTCCGCACCGACGCCGGCGCGTGGAACGTCGCCCGCCACAAGATGTCGCCGTCGAGCAACGCCCGTCTGCACGAGCTGTGGCGCGACGAGAAGCTGGTGACGACTGCGGCCGAGGTGCTCGAGGTCGAGCCGCTCTCCCGCGGTGGCCTTGCCGTCACTCTCTCCGACGGCCTGCGTCGCGAGGTCGGCTGGGTGGTCAACTGCACCGGTCCGCAGACCGACGTCCGGCTGCTGAAGAACCCCTTCCTCGACGACCTGCTGCGTCCGCGCGCGGGAGCGGCGCTGGCGACGATTGCGACCGCAGGCATGGGCGTACGCACCGACGAGGGCCGCCTGCTCGACGCCAACGGCTACTCCGACGCGCCGATCTGGACCCTCGGCGCCCTGCGCCGCGGCGAGCTCTGGGAGTCGACGGCCGTGCCGGAGATCCGGTCCCAGGCGCTGGCCGTGGCCACCCAGGTGCTCGACGCGGTGGCTCCGCTGCCCCGCAGGCTCGAGGACGGCCGCGTCGTCGGGGGCCACCACCCGGTGGCACGGCCCCGCGACCCGCTTGGCCTGCCGCTGTCGACGACGGCGGAGGCCGCGGCGTCGTACAACGCCGGGCTGGAGCGGCTGATGCTCCTCCAGGACGGTGCCGAGGACCTGATCCGCGAGGCCACCGAGCTCGACCCGACCTTTGCGCTCGCCCACGCGGCGCTGGCGATGCTGGGCCATGAGTCCGGGGCGCACACGGACGTGGCCGCCTCCCTGTCGGCCGCGCAGGAGGCCGTGCTCAAGCGCGGCGACGACCGCGAGGCCTCGCTGGTCGACGTGATCACCCGTCGCGTCTCTGACGTCCGCAACTCCGGCGCCCGGGCGCTGATGAGCCACGTCGCCAACTATCCGCGTGACGTGCTCGCGGTCTCCGCAGCGGTGCCGACGATCGCCTTCTCCGGCGTCGTCGACGTGCAGCGCGAGGCGTGGGACCTGGTCGAGGGGTTGGCGCCGGCCTACGGCGACCACTGGTGGTACATCTCGCTGCTCGCCTTCACCCGCCAGGACCAGGGCCGCTTCGACGAGGCCGGCCTGCTGGCGGAGTCGGCGCTCTCGTGCGAGCCGTCGTCGGGCCACGCGGTGCACGCCCAGACCCACGTGATGTACGAGACCGGTCAGCACGACGCCGGTCGCGTCTGGCTCGACCACTGGGTGCAGGCGAGCGGCCGCTCGGCGTCGCACCGCGCCCACTTCGCGTGGCACTCGGCGCTGCACGACCTCGCCCTCGGTGACACCGAGGCGCTGCGGGGTCGTTACTACTCGCAGCTCGCGCCGCCGACAGTGACGGGCGTCCGTTCGCTCATCGACTCCGCCTCCCTGCTGTGGCGCTGGCGGGTCGCCGTCTCCGACTGGGACACCGCCGCGTCGGGGCTGGCCGTGCCGCCGGCCTTCGTCGGCGAGACCCCGCCCCCGCCGATCGCGCCGGTGCTCGACGTGGTCGACGAGGCGTTGCTGCGGGCGCCGCAGACGCCGTTCGTGGCGCTGCACGCCGCCTTCGCGATCGCCGCGACGGGTGACGGTGACCGGCTGGAGGCGCTGCGCCACCACTGCGTCGGCTCCGGTGACCCGGTCATCGAGGGCATCGTGCTGGCCGTCGTCGAGGGGCTGCAGGCCTTCCTCCGCCAGGACTGGACGACGGCCGCCGCGCTCCTCGCCGACGTGCAGCCGATGCTGGTGCGCGCCGGGGGCTCGGCCGCGCAGCGCGAGATCGTCGAGGAGACGATGCTCCACGCGCTGGTGCGCGCCGGTCGCCAGCAGCAGGCGAGCGACCTGCTGCACTCCCGCCTGGACCGCCGCCCGTCGCCACTTGACCAGCGCCGTGCGGCCACGTTGACGCCGGGAGCGCTCAGCGTCTGA
- a CDS encoding pyrimidine/purine nucleoside phosphorylase has protein sequence MTYENVTLDPTANVYFDGACVSHTFFLADGTRKSAGVIFPSTLEFGTEAPEVMELHGGSCKVQLPGSEEWTTYAAGESFSVPGNSSFGIEVTETLSYVCHYG, from the coding sequence ATGACCTACGAGAACGTCACCCTCGACCCGACCGCCAACGTCTACTTCGACGGCGCCTGCGTCAGCCACACCTTCTTCCTCGCCGACGGCACCCGCAAGTCGGCCGGCGTCATCTTCCCGTCGACGCTGGAGTTCGGCACCGAGGCGCCCGAGGTCATGGAGCTGCACGGCGGCTCCTGCAAGGTGCAGCTGCCCGGCAGCGAGGAGTGGACGACGTACGCCGCGGGCGAGTCGTTCTCCGTGCCCGGCAACTCGTCCTTCGGCATCGAGGTCACCGAGACGCTGTCCTACGTCTGCCACTACGGCTGA
- a CDS encoding endonuclease NucS domain-containing protein, which yields MALEMGLWRADGNKLDRIKPTAIGLESQLEAYIESDPAILGVSLLVVGRQVATAHGGYIDLLAVDETGTVHVLELKRDKTPRDVTAQALDYGSWVSALSHSDIVAIWNAYKPHQPFEVAFAEAFGGAPPEDLNASQVFTIVAASVDAATERIVRFLNEGYGIPINVVFFRHFEDGGNRYLARTWLVDHEVQSTKSGSAGKQVKSKEPWNGQDWYCSFGDDGTSRNWDDAVEYGFVSAGGQSWYSRTLKNLPVGGRVFACIPGSGYVGVGTVTGAAVRFDQLNVDTDNGPVR from the coding sequence ATGGCACTTGAGATGGGGCTGTGGCGGGCGGATGGAAACAAGTTGGATCGGATCAAGCCAACGGCCATCGGACTGGAGTCTCAACTTGAGGCGTACATCGAGTCGGATCCCGCGATCCTCGGTGTCAGCCTGCTCGTGGTGGGACGTCAGGTAGCCACGGCGCACGGCGGCTACATCGACCTCCTCGCTGTGGACGAGACCGGCACGGTGCACGTTCTTGAACTCAAGCGTGACAAGACTCCACGCGATGTCACGGCCCAAGCCCTCGACTACGGGTCGTGGGTGTCAGCGCTGTCGCACAGTGACATTGTGGCGATTTGGAACGCCTACAAGCCCCACCAGCCGTTCGAGGTGGCGTTCGCTGAGGCGTTCGGCGGCGCGCCTCCCGAGGACCTGAACGCCTCGCAGGTGTTCACCATCGTTGCAGCTTCCGTGGACGCGGCAACCGAACGGATCGTCCGGTTCCTAAACGAGGGCTACGGGATTCCCATCAACGTGGTCTTCTTCCGCCACTTCGAGGATGGCGGCAACCGATATCTCGCCAGGACGTGGTTGGTGGACCACGAGGTGCAGTCGACGAAGAGTGGCTCTGCGGGCAAGCAGGTCAAGTCCAAGGAACCATGGAACGGCCAGGACTGGTACTGCTCGTTCGGGGACGACGGGACCAGTCGCAACTGGGACGACGCCGTCGAATACGGCTTCGTGTCTGCCGGTGGCCAGTCGTGGTATTCCCGCACCCTGAAGAACCTGCCTGTGGGCGGCAGGGTGTTCGCCTGCATTCCCGGCAGCGGGTACGTCGGCGTGGGCACCGTGACCGGCGCCGCTGTCCGCTTCGATCAGTTGAATGTGGACACTGACAACGGACCCGTCCGTTGA
- a CDS encoding DUF7669 domain-containing protein, with translation MTNATGTVWGRLREYAATQTDAFSSQEAISWFARHYPGTNDNTLRVHMRNASWNVGNRSWASGREPFLARVERGVFRRATDDEIEKWRVDQTAPTARQMSAGSAGETGGAGPGPDEPGFEWHSEEHTQSLLVEWLKNDGWNIVRAANTRTREPGVDVIAERGDERLGVEVKGFPSPFYVTGPKKGLVKPTTPVEQAKKWYSHALVPAMRLRTREPESRSVMCFPDFPVYQRLYEETASSLRAAAIEVWFVTEAGDVSVAG, from the coding sequence ATGACCAACGCGACCGGAACTGTGTGGGGACGATTGAGGGAGTACGCTGCGACACAGACGGATGCTTTCTCGTCGCAGGAAGCCATCAGTTGGTTTGCTCGCCACTACCCAGGAACGAACGACAACACTCTTCGCGTGCACATGCGTAACGCATCCTGGAACGTCGGCAACCGTTCATGGGCGTCGGGTCGAGAGCCGTTCCTCGCCAGAGTCGAACGTGGCGTCTTTCGCCGAGCGACAGACGATGAGATCGAAAAGTGGCGCGTCGACCAGACGGCCCCAACGGCTCGCCAAATGAGCGCGGGGAGCGCAGGAGAGACCGGCGGAGCCGGTCCCGGACCGGACGAACCGGGGTTCGAGTGGCACTCCGAGGAACACACCCAGTCCCTACTCGTCGAGTGGCTCAAGAACGACGGTTGGAACATCGTCCGGGCGGCCAACACCAGGACTCGCGAGCCTGGCGTCGATGTCATCGCCGAACGGGGCGACGAGCGCCTCGGGGTCGAGGTCAAGGGTTTCCCGTCTCCTTTCTACGTCACTGGCCCGAAGAAGGGACTCGTGAAGCCGACGACACCGGTCGAGCAGGCCAAGAAGTGGTACTCCCACGCACTCGTCCCAGCAATGCGACTACGCACGCGGGAGCCCGAGAGCCGTTCGGTGATGTGCTTCCCGGACTTCCCGGTCTACCAGCGGCTCTACGAGGAAACCGCCTCCTCTCTTCGTGCAGCGGCCATCGAGGTCTGGTTCGTCACCGAGGCAGGCGATGTTTCCGTAGCGGGATGA
- a CDS encoding EcsC family protein, protein MDNRSDMSTYETQAWSDLHVFWERKTSRRGLPPKVDHAVGAASSKAKEVASTAGGYISDHTPDVVKTAGGFVVGAALEPTVKGVLGLLELVTETVQELTNPATVIDYHRASGREVGSVADLAALDLEHLDGFTRRFSLQARAIGAVEGGAMGALTFIPVAGSVAAIGADLVVMHALSTAVATRASHAYGLDPTKESERHHLERMLTKAWVAQAPKTGAVKGANDAFKAGAGRVRWSEKFRNDHRIAAATERLLKQMGNGQHVPIQKVVAKMPAIGVVTSAGINSTVLASLAKTSVRYGQTVHLSRKYGLPMPPGLGSGPLTLPS, encoded by the coding sequence ATGGACAACCGCAGCGACATGTCTACCTACGAAACCCAGGCATGGAGCGACCTCCACGTCTTCTGGGAGCGCAAGACGAGCCGACGCGGTCTTCCGCCGAAGGTTGACCACGCAGTGGGGGCAGCTTCCTCCAAGGCAAAGGAGGTCGCCTCGACGGCTGGCGGATACATCAGCGACCACACGCCCGACGTGGTGAAGACTGCCGGCGGCTTCGTGGTTGGCGCGGCGCTGGAGCCAACTGTGAAGGGAGTTCTCGGTCTACTGGAGCTCGTCACCGAGACCGTCCAGGAGCTGACCAACCCGGCCACGGTGATCGACTACCACCGTGCGTCCGGCCGCGAGGTCGGATCCGTGGCGGACCTCGCAGCTCTCGACCTTGAGCACTTGGACGGATTCACCCGCAGGTTCTCCCTCCAAGCTCGTGCCATCGGAGCGGTGGAGGGAGGCGCGATGGGGGCGCTCACCTTCATCCCCGTGGCCGGTTCCGTCGCTGCGATCGGGGCCGACCTGGTCGTGATGCACGCCCTGTCCACGGCGGTCGCGACCCGCGCGTCGCACGCCTACGGTCTTGATCCCACCAAGGAATCGGAGCGGCATCACCTCGAACGAATGCTGACGAAGGCATGGGTTGCCCAAGCCCCCAAGACTGGTGCTGTCAAGGGGGCCAACGACGCTTTCAAGGCTGGCGCGGGTCGTGTCAGGTGGAGTGAGAAGTTCCGCAACGACCACCGCATTGCAGCGGCCACCGAGCGGCTTCTCAAGCAGATGGGGAACGGGCAGCACGTGCCGATCCAGAAGGTCGTGGCAAAGATGCCCGCCATCGGGGTGGTCACCTCGGCAGGCATCAACAGCACCGTTCTCGCCTCCTTGGCCAAGACGTCAGTTCGATATGGCCAGACGGTCCACCTGTCCCGCAAGTACGGATTGCCGATGCCACCCGGGCTGGGCTCGGGTCCGCTGACTCTGCCGAGCTGA